The DNA window CAAGTGAATGATGATGTAGGAttctttctccaaatttcaaTTATGTATTGGTTCTTGATCCAGGGGCGGATACATAGGGAATAGACTACCAATTTATCTGGATCTAGTAGCTTTGACTTAGACCcgtatatatatttaaaaaactcACTATTTGGTACAAATAAAGATTACGGGCTCAGTAAATTGTAGTAGAATTTCAAACTTGAACCCATAAAGTTCAAATCATGTGTTTCACCTTTGTCTTGATCAGTTCTATTCTGTTATCAGAGTTCCAAAAAGCATTCACCAGGAACAGATTTCATACTACAAACTTCATGTTTCCTTGGTCAATAATGCTACATTTTGTCGTTGAAGTTAGACCAAACTTCAGTTATTGCAATTTGCAAGTCTGACCTTCAAACTAGGGAtaaaggtctgaaaaatacccaaCTTTGATCGATTTTGCTGttgtgatactaaactttcatgagtacctattacctccctagactatttaatattatattttttacccctgaactatttaataatgtattttaaaggtatatatatgcccacgtggacacattactatttataattttgcattattttttatgtccacgtgggcaaatatatatgtttaaaatacgatattaaatagtctaggggggtaataggtcctcatgaaagttaaGTATTGCAataacaaattcgaccaaaattGATGTATTTTTCAGAGCCTTGTTCCTTCAAACTACTAGGTTTGACTTTTGAGTTCTACACATCATGTCATAAATTTAGTAGCCGACGCTTGAAAAATTAACATCTCTAGTAAACAGAACATAAAGCTAAAAAGAGTTTCTAAAGGACTAGAAAACTGTTTCTCCCCAAAgagattcaaaatatataaaaaataaacatataatgGGGATTCAACATCTAtgatatatacataaaaaatacgTAGTTTTAACCTTATACTGGATGAACCCGTTCCGCCCCCTAGCTTTGTCCATCATAATAGGTTGCTAGTCTGACCTATTATCACTGtgactacttttttttaatcttctttaCCTCTATTATTGATGCCAAAAAGAAAAGGAGCAACAACAACTATATTCAAGATTACTTGACTATTTTTGACCAAATGTCATGTTTCAATCATTTAGAATGGGAAGATACAGAAATATTGTGAATGAAATTTACCATCTCCTTGATTTTAAATCCATCTGAcataacaaaaaacaaataaacactGAAGATGAAACCAGAGATTGGGAACTATTGTGATAATATATTCCTATTTTGGCTTTGTATGATAACAGAACTAGGCTCACAAAATTTTCCTTCTTAATCTTGAAACAATGATaatgtaaatttttttgaaagcaCAATTGTCCTAAAACCTTGGAGCAATTATCCCAAACTAGATCTAGTCATCTCATATGCCAAGAAGCAAGCAGCATTTGCTGGGATGCTACGCGTTATAGCAGGTCCAAACCCCTTGTAAAGGCCTTTGACACCTTCTGAGGCCAAAATCTTTTTAAGAGCATCGAAAGAGCCAGAGTATTTCGGGTTTCTATAATCATCAACTTGAATTACGCTCTTAATAACATCTGTTGGATACACTGCAAACCAGACTGAACCACCAGCCAAGCCTCCAGCTACTATAAGAGAACCCCTTCCTAGCCCAGAAGTATCCATGCCTCCTGCAAAGTACTGCTTTAACGCTTCATATACACCAAACATAACAGCATTTCCTGGTACTTCTCGTGCCAGGGTGGGGCACATACCCTTGAAGAGACCCCTTACACCTCCTTCTGAATGAAGAACGTGTCTTGCAACATCCATTGGCCCTGTATACTTTATGGCCACAGAGGCTGATCCTACACTTGCCAATGCACTATGCGCTTGCAACCTGCACTCACATTTGAGAATCCAACAGTTAATTTGCTAAAATACATGAAACAATACAAATAGTTTTTACAGTAAAAGAGACCAACCGCAAAACACATGTATACTACACTGGAGAAAAGAAAAGCAGAACGATGAGTTCCTGTTCCAACCGGTCAACTTGACGGTTAATACTAAAGGGGATGAGGAAAATTTACAAACACTTGAAAAGATTCAATTTCAAAGCGGTATCTTTGCCTCTTCCCTTGTACCAAGAAGAAAGTTTAGAACATAAGGATAATGGGCTCATCTATTATAAGTTACTGTATTAGTTTACGGAGCTAGCTTAGATATCTTAAGTAAGAAGACATATGCTAATCCCTCTGCACCAAAGTATTTTTGCCATCTATAGTCTTGACTCTTGTCCAAAAAAAGTGAACCTATTGTACTGGACATATGCAGATTCAGGATGCAAGATTTGAAAACAGGCACAATATTAGCTCTCATGTGAATTCACTACTACTCTTCATTTTCAAAGATTACTGagctttgactaacattttattttacgaTCTTGATATAGGTCAATCGTGACTTATAGTACGTTTAGTTTCTAAATATCCATATTggttttataaataatttaatccaGTTCAATTTAACTTTCAAATCACTCAAATTAATGACAGTTTCAGACAAATTAAGATAGGGGGAGTATTATACTTCTGAATTGGATGCATTAACGAGCATACCTGCATTTTATGAGTTCAGTCGGGCAGGCAAGAAATGATGCAGCAGTTCCAGCAACAGCCCCACAAAGGATTTGCTGCTTGACAGTAAGAGGAGCTCCCGGTTCAGACCTTAACAATGCCTCAGTTTGACCTCTAACAGTGAAAAGCAAAGCGTTGAAGGCGGCTACAGTGGCAAGTGGAGCTCCCATGCCTTTGTATAACCCCCTTGGACCTTCAGAAGCCACTGTTTTCCTGACAGCATCTATGGCCCCTGCATATTTAGGAGGTTGCCCTGGAAGTGGAGTAGGCTGGCTTTGGAGCTTGACTTTGATGGTATCAAAAGGGTGACCAACTATCAATTGTGCTGCTCCTCCAACAGTACCAGCGGTTAAATCCTTCATTATATCCATCTGCATCATTATGAAACAAGGCGCGAGAATTAAGGAACAAATTGTATCTCCAAGTGCAGCGTTATTGTTTCGGTACACAATGGGAGCTAGGATAGAATAGATGTCATATAACTTTCTTTGAGTGAGTTATATTGATACGGAAGGCAAAGTACTAATTCGAGGAAGAACAATCTCACTAGCATAGAAACGGAATCCTCTAATTTAATGTCGATATAAGTAGtatgtttgtgattgttttgCTAATAACAATCAcgaaatatgtaaaaaaattgtCAGAAGCAATACATATCTAAATTAGTTCTGTCTTTCTTACTAATGTTAGACTGcttaataaacaaaattatttcGAAATAATAATACACATTGTTATGCCTATACTATAATGTTTTGCCAGACTTTTTTAAACTTCTTTGCTAGTTTCCGTATACAAATTGAAATAATGCTGAAGCATGTTTTTCCTCAATGAAATTCTTACCTGATTTGCTTCTTTTATAACAGTCCCAGGAAGGGTTAAATTACCTGATACTTTTGAAAACAGTGAATTCTATTGGTATCAAAGagtcatttaaatatttttacttcttAGGCAGTGATCAAGATTAGGTTTGGCGAGGATAGGAATAAGCTCTTGAAGTGGATCCAAGAACTTTTTGAAGCCAAAAAGTTAGAATAAAACACGCTATGCAGTATGTAAACCTCAGTTTAAACGGGTTAAAGATTCATTTATGAAGAACAGTCGAGTCAGATTTTCACTCaggaaattcaaaatataaagaagtaacaCACTAGAAGTCAAAGGATTCAACATCAACTAAATGAGAGGCTTAAATCCCTAAGAAGAAATATTACTCTTATCAAAgccaatttatttatttcctatttctgatttttttttttttccccttctAATATGCTCCtttttttagtatatttcaAAGATTTATGCGTCATGATTCATTAAGAATTGGATAGTGAGAGAAATACTCCAAAGTTCGATTTATATCATGATAAAATTGTACATGGGGAGACTGAAGTTAAGAGAATACTAAAACATCTCAACtgtgaattattaatttatcactCAATTATTAACAATTATTAACAGTCTTAAAACACTCTTTTACTTGactaattgaaaaaaaataacaataacaacaatagtaacaataataataataatatatattatttcaaattcaacACATAATAGTTAAACACTGTAAAATCAACCTGTTAAATTTGAAAGATTTTTATTCCGACAAGCCTTTTAGCACACAAACAGAGAGGGGAGACTTTTTTGCAGTAACAGAGGGGGGTCCTACGTGttacataatatttaaattaatttacgGTCCTATGTATTATTTGTATTATTGTATACAGGTAATGCAATCCCTAATTTAATTAGTAGTATTTTATTGCTAACATgcacaaatataaatataaatataattgtataaaaggaaaaaacaaaccTGGAAGAATTAAATAtacacatataatacatgtattacaaataaaaacaaatttgtTACGCATCTCCAAAGCAGTACATGgaatagaaatattaattaattataactacaatataaaagaaaaaaatttagctTAGATGGAATTTCATGATCTTTTTTGTTGACGCCTAATAAAGTTAAGTCTTTAATGGTGGAAATAAAATTGGGGCTTTAAGATGGCAGGTGTATAAAtgatcaaaatttaatatgCACCAACTTCAACACATGTCAcgtttctccaaaaaaaaaaaatgcgaATTTCAGAAACAGTAATGCAAAATCACATGTAAAACTAATTAACAAAAACTGACTGATTCTTGTTAGTGAAGACGAATAACAAAAACTCAGTTCAACCAAATCAAATCGCAATTGTTATTTCTCAATATCTTCGCCTGCAATCTGACTCTGTCGGTTTAGAAACAGAGCTTATCGATTTTCTCTAAACAGATGAGTAACTAAAAAGCAACAAGACCGGGATTCGATTTTAATTAGTAGTTCAACTGATTGACtatctaaatttttaatttaatttattggtgTGGATTTGATACCAACATTGAAATCTCCTTCTCATGCCGCcatacaataaattaaaaagaaaaagagaaacgGTAACGGAGCAGTGAATGTAGAGCTATTAGACAGAGTGGTTCGTACCTGAGAGAAGACGGAAATGGGAGAGATTGAAGCAGATCTCAAGCAGCACCAAATTAGGCAACGTGAGAGCTCATCACACATATATAGACTTTATATAACAGATCATGTAGAGTAGATATAGtttgaattgaattaattaggtcTCAGAGTTAATACCACCACGACCCACTCTTTTTGATTCCTTTACGGATTCCGAggcggaaaaaaaaaaaaactacgaTCCGAGTCAGAGTCTTCTCACCTTTATGGGTTGCCTTTTTTGAATAAGCCAGTATagtgtttaattttatttttaaaatcaaactcttTACTTAATTTTGAGGAATAATTTTGTGTAGTTCATGACGGTGTAATTGATGCAAAACtcttaaggggtcgtttggtttgaaaatgagttatgatggaataagttatgtTGGAATAAGTTATGATAggataagttgtgttgggattattttttattgagtgtttgatttgttgtattcaaaataataaattttaagaacaatttatttgtttacaaaaatgcccttcattaatgtaaaaagtaatataacaaaagggttgaaagagacatttttgtcatttgcctattttatcccgggataagttatcccgggattactataccacccaaagagagggataacttatctcggtattaattattaatcccgggataagttatcacgaacttgccaaccaaataacaaaataagcggtactataatttaatcccgggactatttggtattatccctcacaccaaacgaccccttagatTGTACCATCATGAGCTACTTCACTAATTACTTGATGTATAATAGAAGCTAGGATTTATTTGGTACCAAAAATAAGagatactccctccatcccattttaCATGTCAttcctttctataaatagttggaccacaatatttgttattttataaaatttatgcataaattatcatattttgcatattatacccttgatagagtagttaattaatcttgaaaaatgtattcatcatttattataaagttgacttaagaaaatattaaataagggtagaagggtaaagttacatcattttttaatgcaagtgcaaagtaaataagtgacatataaaatgaaacggagggagtaataattttaagaaacaatattaaattatatttgattatattataataattgtataaGTTAATCACATGTATAGAATGAAATAACTAATCTCATACGGTAATTTGTAACTTTGTCTATCCCATTTTCGTATCAAACAATCCTAAGAATTTTgtcgattttttaaaaaaaaattgctcaaGACCtatatagaaaaaagaaaaaagaaaaacaacccTGACACTTTGACACATAATTAAAGTACACCTAATTATAGTATTGAATGTATCATCGCattctattattatatataatataattagtgGACATGTGTTATTGGCttattgcaaaaaaaatttaaaaaaagatattaaaaattaaaagaaagttagatttataaaagtatcatttaaaagaaaaaaactgacAAAAAAAGAGAGCTCTGTACAAAGAAAAAAACCTTTTTAAAGAAAGGATATTGAAAGATCATTCTGAACTTGAGGTGTTTCGTTTAGATTTTCCTAAATTTTCGATAGTTTGATTATTCTTTTAAGTTGGATATTTAATAGTAATCTTTATCCCTAGGCATTGATGTGATAAAGAAGTCACGTCTCTTTAAAGAATTCAgactcaaaataaatattttttggacattatatgtcaaaaaaaaaattactctaaaaatacatattaaacTGGGTGATTCGCCATTTGTGGGTGAACTGGAATAAACAAAGTTAATTCCGTCAATACACCCTAAAACACAtcacaaaatttttaaaaatagtttgcCCACAAATTGGCGAACTACAATAATTTTTACTAGTTTCTCACGTAAAGTCATatcatatctaaatttttaatatattgtgaAGTCTATTTGATACGTAAAATTGTGACTTTCTTCAATAACAAAATCTGGGTTCAACATGCCTTCACAATGGGCTGGGCCTGAAATAGATTTGAATTCATCGATCAAAGGGAGCGTGTTTGCACTTTTCAATATGGATAAAGCCCAAGTATTTGATCCAATTTAAAGAAGCCCAATGATTTATTTATGAGGGATTTtcgaaaatatttataataataaacttaattacgtttcataactatagtttgcatatttacaagttgtagctatagtttaagttgtcttgtttgtataatttgtgggTGAGTTTGTCTAGTTCAAtggtacgtttgtataattgagttatttttgtataagctcgaaataacaaatttatacaaacacagacatctgaactttaaacagttacacaaattatattatacaaaatcacattatacaaaagttatacaaattatattatacaaacgtgtgaattatacaaactcgaaacaCCAGCCTACATAATTATCATTGAATATTGGTCGTGAGtatgatgactaattaactagtatatgtttgcttaaccatgtaatttttcctttatattttgtaaaaattttAGGAAtctaagtaggcgtttggccatgcgataccatatcacgatatggtatcgtgagatggaattagcgtttggacatgtgattttacgctaattccatctcatgattccatatcatgagaggtgataccatattctccaaaaaccatgatatggaattatatggtgattccatatcatgatttgagatattttaatacaataattgatccatgagtatatattttgttaaaataaccCCACAttcatttatatctactaaccatttgtttcatatgtaaataaaatttataatcacatcattactttttaaaatttattattctcaccgaaaCATTTTGTCAGCTTGTTACATGTCATTCCTTTTTATAAATAGTTGgaccataatacttgtcattttataaaatttatgcataaattattatattttgcctattatcccttgatagagtagttaattaattttgaaaatgtattcatcatttattataaagttgacttaagaaaatattaaataagggtagaaggataaagttacatcattttttaatgcaagtgcaaagtaaaaaaatgacatataaaatagaacggagggagtagtaattttaagaaacaatataaaattatatttgattatattataataattgtataaGTTAATCACATGTATAGAATGAAATAACTAATCTCATACGGTAATTTGTAACTTTGTCTATCCCATTTTCGTATCAAACAATCCTAAGAATTTTgtcgatttttttaaaaaaaattgctcaAGACCTAtatagaaaaaaggaaaaagaaaaacaacccTGACACTTCGACACATATTAAAGTACACCTAATTATAGtatgtaagaattattattaattactattaattatttcttacttatggcccaagtttacttggaatcaaagtaataccataaataatatttaataaggaatagatctcgtccgtacattggttacttgatggacgtaccagattaagtcataacctctataaattggtcctccctccacccattagggttaccacatattctctacattaattccatcgctgacggttgtggtaacataaagttagggcaaggaggtagaaaTCAATTTACGACTAACGCTTCCGCTTCTCTCTGTGATGATGTCTTCCTCATCAGGTATGTTCCCTAACAttctctatgtaagattatcaTGTTCAAGATCCTGAAAGTATTTAATCTAACATGCGGTATCAGAGACTGAATTATTTTGAACGaataattttacatatatatgaaaataattgtCATGTAAGCGGTGGAATTTTGACACGAGAATATCCACGAATCAATGCCTCAAGCCTTGGTACGTGGAAAGTTTTTGTTTAAGACATAAAAGTATGTGATCTTTTAgcccctaattaattaaataaataataactactaCTAATTTGTAATTGAAAATTGATTAAAACCTTTGGATATGTCAGGTGTATTAGTGCACCATTATTCTGAAGAATTTCCTACCaattatttattcttattttgaaTAGTTCGTGCATGCAAATTAGCATACTCTGCATATATTTAAGATTTCCCACTTCATAAGTCTGCAGAATAGGATCTCTGATGATATATTGTGTAAACATGTATGAATTTGTATATCATAGAATAATCTTCCCATAATGtaataattatgttttgttttagattGTGCAATAAATTAAAGTGGTCGTTATACTAAgcaataaataatatgtgtatTTAGTGcaatatagtttgttagtcaccaaagtggtcaaactagagaaattaacGTCTACACATACAATGTTTATGATCACTTATtgcatgtattatgtttctatagtttgatagtcaccaaagtggccaaactagagaaattaacGTTTACACATATCATATTTATGATCAAttgatgcatgtattatgtttctataatttgttagtcaccaaagtggccaaattaaaatgtataaaattattcacatgcacaaaattttatgatattatgtgtgcatttatatttatatggtttgttagtcaccaaagtgacCAAACTAGTATGGTTAAGAAGAATGTGCAttcataaaattgtcatttatctATGAAAGTTAATGAAAtgcctatattgaaaataaatagataaattgacTTTCACTATTGCTAGAACTTAAGAATTTACCCAAAGGTGAATCAATCATTCTACGAATAGTGAAAATTATGAGGTAAATTAATCTttttagtcaaacatatattgtatatcaAAAGATGTCGTAtatgtttgattaaaaatattcaattacctaataaagataaaattggcatttaaattatgataatgtgTCGTAATATCTACCCAAAGGAgaattatgatatatttttatcgctttactgaattcacattattttctgatttgtgagcatgtatatctatttNNNNNNNNNNNNNNNNNNNNNNNNNNNNNNNNNNNNNNNNNNNNNNNNNNNNNNNNNNNNNNNNNNNNNNNNNNNNNNNNNNNNNNNNNNNNNNNNNNNNNNNNNNNNNNNNNNNNNNNNNNNNNNNNNNNNNNNNNNNNNNNNNNNNNNNNNNNNNNNNNNNNNNNNNNNNNNNNNNNNNNNNNNNNNNNNNNNNNNNNNNNNNNNNNNNNNNNNNNNNNNNNNNNNNNNNNNNNNNNNNNNNNNNNNNNNNNNNNNNNNNNNNNNNNNNNNNNNNNNNNNNNNNNNNNNNNNNNNNNNNNNNNNNNNNNNNNNNNNNNNNNNNNNNNNNNNNNNNNNNNNNNNNNNNNNNNNNNNNNNNNNNNNNNNNNNNNNNNNNNNNNNNNNNNNNNNNNNNNNNNNNNNNNNNNNNNNNNNNNNNNNNNNNNNNNNNNNNNNNNNNNNNNNNNNNNNNNNNNNNNNNNNNNNNNNNNNNNNNNNNNNNNNNNNNNNNNNNNNNNNNNNNNNNNNNNNNNNNNNNNNNNNNNNNNNNNNNNNNNNNNNNNNNNNNNNNNNNNNNNNNNNNNNNNNNNNNNNNNNNNNNNNNNNNNNNNNNNNNNNNNNNNNNNNNNNNNNNNNNNNNNNNNNNNNNNNNNNNNNNNNNNNNNNNNNNNNNNNNNNNNNNNNNNNNNNNNNNNNNNNNNNNNNNNNNNNNNNNNNNNNNNNNNNNNNNNNNNNNNNNNNNNNNNNNNNNNNNNNNNNNNNNNNNNNNNNNNNNNNNNNNNNNNNNNNNNNNNNNNNNNNNNNNNNNNNNNNNNNNNNNNNNNNNNNNNNNNNNNNNNNNNNNNNNNNNNNNNNNNNNNNNNNNNNNNNNNNNNNNNNNNNNNNNNNNNNNNNNNNNNNNNNNNNNNNNNNNNNNNNNNNNNNNNNNNNNNNNNNNNNNNNNNNNNNNNNNNNNNNNNNNNNNNNNNNNNNNNNNNNNNNNNNNNNNNNNNNNNNNNNNNNNNNNNNNNNNNNNNNNNNNNNNNNNNNNNNNNNNNNNNNNNNNNNNNNNNNNNNNNNNNNNNNNNNNNNNNNNNNNNNNNNNNNNNNNNNNNNNNNNNNNNNNNNNNNNNNNNNNNNNNNNNNNNNNNNNNNNNNNNNNNNNNNNNNNNNNNNNNNNNNNNNNNNNNNNNNNNNNNNNNNNNNNNNNNNNNNNNNNNNNNNNNNNNNNNNNNNNNNNNNNNNNNNNNNNNNNNNNNNNNNNNNNNNNNNNNNNNNN is part of the Solanum stenotomum isolate F172 chromosome 8, ASM1918654v1, whole genome shotgun sequence genome and encodes:
- the LOC125875079 gene encoding mitochondrial carnitine/acylcarnitine carrier-like protein, translating into MCDELSRCLIWCCLRSASISPISVFSQMDIMKDLTAGTVGGAAQLIVGHPFDTIKVKLQSQPTPLPGQPPKYAGAIDAVRKTVASEGPRGLYKGMGAPLATVAAFNALLFTVRGQTEALLRSEPGAPLTVKQQILCGAVAGTAASFLACPTELIKCRLQAHSALASVGSASVAIKYTGPMDVARHVLHSEGGVRGLFKGMCPTLAREVPGNAVMFGVYEALKQYFAGGMDTSGLGRGSLIVAGGLAGGSVWFAVYPTDVIKSVIQVDDYRNPKYSGSFDALKKILASEGVKGLYKGFGPAITRSIPANAACFLAYEMTRSSLG